Part of the Candoia aspera isolate rCanAsp1 chromosome 1, rCanAsp1.hap2, whole genome shotgun sequence genome, cctctttaaatgtgaagttgcccgaatttgaaataattttttaaataaattatgatctcccggggaacccctaatgacctctcgtggaaccctagagtgCCACGGAAccttggctgagaaaccctgctctacgtTCTAGGGAATAGAAGTAATGGGAAATGGATTTCATCCCACTGAGCCAGCTTGGTTTGCTCTCTCACACTCACCACTTGTGACTCTTCTTGGCACTTTTGCCTTACATCGTTTAGCATAtctttcagctttgccttttgtTGGTCCATCTCATCAAGGCGGTCTTGAGCATCCTGCTTTTGAGCCTCCAGTTCTTGCAAGCTGCTAGTTTCCCGGTCTAAATCATTTTGCAGTTCCTGGAGAACGTTTGTTAGCACAGCTCAATGAAGATGTAAACTAGGGCATTAGATATATATCTAACAGAGTAGATACTAAAAGCACACCAACATAAACTATATATAAACTAGGGCAATTATCATATCATTTTGTCATCCAGGTTCCTAAGGTCACAGACTGGAATATCTATCAGAAAGAAGAGCCATATTAAAGCTAAGAATTATTTCAACCTCTTCAAAGAATAAAAAGGCCTGAAGGATTAAATACTTTGGTCCCCATGAGGAATTAATTTGAGATAAGGTTTGGGAAAAGTTGAGAAGGTAGTAAGGCTGCAACTCTGAAGGGCTCTGgaggaagcaaattatctggatgTTACAGCTGGGTTTCAGGATGAGATTACCACCAAGAAGGCATTGATTGCACATGTGGGTGACCTCTCGCGGGCCTGGGATGGGGGCAGAGtatctccttgatctctcagtagctttcaGTGCCATTGATCGTGATATCGCTCTAGACAGGCTgaggggattgggagtggggcACACAGTTCTTTAACAGTTCTCCTTGCTCCACGGTGAGTTCCAATCAGTGTTGGGGGGCACGGGGTTAAGTttcatccatatgctaatgatactcaattatacatttctgccctgggccATCCAACTGAAGTTGTTGAGGTGCTTtctcaatgcctggaggctgtgaagtCTGGATGGGCATGAACTGTTTTtagctcaaccctgacaagactgagtggctgtgggtttacGGTCTCTTGCATCTAGTGACTTTCCATAATTAATTCTGGATGGGGCAACACTCCTCAGGGAGAGTTAGTaggcaatctgggggttcttctggacttgtGGCGTCTACTCAAGAAGCAGGTGGTggctatggccaggagggcctttgcacagttacatcttgtgtgccaattgtggccattcctagatcaggaggcatTGCTCAGGTCTTTCATActttagtcacctcccaattggattgctgcaacatgctctacgtggggctgcccttgaagagcatatGGAAGCTTCACCTGGTACAAAATACAATGGCATGTGCAGTACTGGGTACCCTATGATGCATCCACACAATACTGCTGCTACCTGAACTGCACTGTATCCCACTGGGTTTTTGAGTGCAAGtcaagtgctggttatcacctttaaagccctacgtggcatgagAAGCTGGTttcttgcaggactgcctctccttaATGGTTTCAGTCTATCCCAGTAACCAGGCAGAGTGGGCTTGCTCTGGATCCAATTAGTGAAATAGTGTCACTCaggaagcacgccttctctgtcatggtgcctgtctTGTGGAACAAATCTGTCTAGCTGGTTCGTCCTTGGGAAGAcaagtggctatataaatttgttcaatCAACTAACAGACAAATAAACCTCCATCTCCCACATGTGCTATGAGGCCTAAGGGCTTCCTGTCATTATCATTTCGGGAGCCATGCTGGAATTGGATGACTTTACAGGATCCAATTTCACAGGAACTTTAGAAAGGAGATCAAATGCCAGGAGATCAGCGCTCATCCCCACCAATTTCTACAAGACCCAGAAACTATCTTTTCCATGGCCAGTGCTAAAATACTGCAGTCACCTACATACTGACAAATGGGATAAAAGGCAAACAAGGCCTTTTGGGTTATGTAGAGGCCTCCATTAAATCTAGGGAGAGCTACTTCATGTTTGTGTTCTGGTAGGTATCAGGGCAACTGGAGCAACCATACTAGAAcaaataaatcttattttcttcctttttctgaaaaaaaaaagtgagggggaagagagaaagaaaacaaaaccttttttAATCCATCCCCAAGCCCTTGGAGAGAGAACTGTTTTTCGCTGAAGAAAATGATCCTCCTTCGACAAGTAATTAATCTTGTTACTTTTTGACTGTGCTTCTGacaagaacaaacaaacagacacagCCATTCATAGCACTACCTGAACTTCACTGGTTTTCTGCCGGATAGCTCCTTCTCTTTCTCGAATGTCTTGTTCTAGAGAATATTTCTCTCTATAAACCAAAAAAATTCATGACATATGTATCTGAAATAATGCTTCATCTAGCCAATACAAGGCCACAGCCATCCAAAATTGAAAAGTTATGCTAAGAACAATCTGCAAgagttttgcttgttttttatagTGTGACAAGATCACATAGCTGTCATTACAGAACAGGAATTTCATGGAACATATAGGACTGTAACACTGATTggcctggcagaaaaaaaaaataatcacaaactGAGATATGCAATTTACTTATATAACCCAGGCAAAAATCCTTTCATCTAAATCTGGATGTTGCAACTATGAAAAAATGGTATCATGGAGGTATTAGTTCTATCTAGAAAATGACACTCTCACTAACATATAATTAGCACGGACTCTATAGTTACACGTTGCAGCTAATTTGGGCCCTTGAATCATGACAACATAGCACCACCTTCCAAACAAGTTTTGAAGAGGAAGTTGTGGTTCTAGTTATATTGCCAGGAAGTACAGTCTTCTATTCATACAAACATGAGCATTTCTAGAAATGTAAAATCTGTTTTCTGTAACATCTAAAGAGTCCCAGCTGTGCCCAAGCTCAGATTCATTCTTAGGAATGGAAAGAATCCTCAGAAAAGACAGTCAGTCTTCTCCTACTAAAAATAAGGCAGTTGGTACTATTATTATGTATTATCACTGTTACATATATGTCCTTTGCAGTTGGATTAATGGCAGTTTTATAGTGTTTATGGGTTTTAGCTGGATTtttaaaacacacccacacacatatatCAGCACCCTACAGAAGAATAGGTAGATAACGAGGTTACTGTAGAGAGCAAGGAAgaggaccttgatggagatatgcaggaactgttgtctaggcaaaaggggctgaagcgttttttaagttcagaacagcaagataacatttggaagtggctcaggcagattcACTGATTATCTTGATTATGCTcctgattcactggagcataagaaGGGGGAGGATGGACAGCACCATCAGaattgccagattctgttattatagccaatctcaataaaagtagctttagccttcctgtggagttgacctcctggtctgatctaccttgtgGGGCTGTCAGTTACAGAGCATCACGAAGAACCATGACTTACAGGCTACATCACACTTTGCGCATTAAAACTGCTACACAATAGATTATATTAAGACAAACTTTGCAACTCCTGAAATTTGTTTAAGAGACCACTTTCTCGACATCCCCACTTCTCAGTCATGGCCAAACATATTTCTTTACCTCTGTAGCTGTGCAATCTCTTGGCTGATATCATCCAGTTCTTTCACACCAGTGAACTCCCCTGATCCAACGGAACTTGAGCTGTCCTGTTAGAAAGTAAACAGTCCTATTGAATCAGCCAAATCCCATGTCATACCCAGTCCCCCTAACCCATTCAGTTTTGGACATTCAGGGGCAGTGCTTTTCATTCAAGCATGAGGCAAGTCTCTTGCATTCCCACTGCTACAAATGCACAATTCCAGCACCTGGTGTGTGGTACGGGATATAGCAACTCTTGAATTATGCAGATACATAGCTGGTGAACCACACTTGCAGAAAAGCAGAATTTCaagcagcagaaacagcaaaaaagccTGACAAGACAAGGATGGAACAGTATAGGAAGAGGGGgcagaaaaacaacccacacaaaGCACTGAAGGATGCTGGCAAAAGAAAACATGCCTGAATCAGGATCCGATTTTATCCATTTTGAGCCACTGTTAGGAATCACCTTAAATGACCCAGGAACAGCAGAACCCCTCCCTTCTCATCATCCCCCCACCCTCCGCATCATGTTGGGAAGCTCCACAAGGCTGCTTAGGTGGAGGAAGGTGTTTTGAATGGACAAAGCAAATGCTGTTTAAAGTTTGGTGGGGAGGGGCTGCATTCCTCAGGGTGTCCCATTTACTCACACGACGCATTTCTGTGAGTGTTGAGATCTCAGTTCCTACAGAGGCCAAGTAGCCTGAGAGTGTCTAGAGGAAAAAGGACAGAGGGGCAGGAGCTCAGGCAATTCTGAGGAAAATCAGTGAAACCGGACAAGCAAGAGGGTGAATTCGCTGCATCCAGGCTATAGCTGATTAGAGATTGCCCTTTCCAAGAGTCAGCTTTACAACTGCTGAAACCTGGCGCTGGTCTTTGAACTGTACTAGACGCATATTCAAAATAGAAACTCTAGCAGCAAATAGAACTACCTTTCTTGCTCCAAATATGGGTCTCATGTTTTTGGCAGCGGGAAGACGAAACCATTTAAGAGTTAATAGATTTAAGGACTTTTTCCCCCAGCTTATCATTTGCCAGAGGAAAAGGGAAGCAAGGTCCTTATGAGAGAGGCAGAATAGATGTCTGTGCTAGGAGTTCACCTGGACTGGAGTAGTCCTTTCTGAAGGAGGAATCATATCTGGGAGCAGCACCTGTGGCGGGTCAATGCCTTTGCTGACCTTCTGCTGAATGAGGTACATGGCGAGTGCAAACTGATCTTTGTTGAGCTTTCCCATTTGCCTTGTATCAGCCAGCGCCCTGCCAGAAAAACGACAACAGACTGCTTCCATAGATAGTCCAACGGAGCATTGCTGTCCAAGAGCTGAAGAGCATCTCATAAGCTTTCAGTTGATTCCACTTTGGGAACAGCAACAGCTTATTCAATCCCAAGAGAGCATCTGTGCATTAAGAGCAACACCAGTACTTTTGATTGGAAAATATTATCTCCTAGTgacaagagagagaaggaaaattcaTACCATATGTGCGCTAGGAGGATCTGGGAAAGCCCCGAGTGCATGAAAATATCCTTCACTTCCTGGCCGCTCACAAAGCCATCCAGGTCCAAATCTGTCTTCAGAAAGATCTCATCATAGCGAATCTTGTCAGTCAGTGGCACCACCCAGTTTGCAGATGGCTGAAATAATAATAGAGCCTTTTGCTTGACGAATTTTGCAGATAAAATAGCCGTGTAAGAAGTTACAGTCAAGACATAGCATCCCACCACCACTGCAACTTCTTTCCGAAGTTACTTGGGCAGAAAAACTGTTGCCTGTTGTCACTCCTCCTTCCAATTGCACCGCTATTCCTCAGTCTCCACAAATGCAAGTTCACCTACAAACAAAGCTTATAGTTCTTATCCtattttggttttaattattGAGGATTAAGGTCCTGACAGGAGGCTTCTTTGCAGTTCAATCCCAAACAGCTTCCACTGTGAGCAATTTGGCAGCACTGCAAGCTTTCTGCTAGGGAGAAGTTTCCACCCAGTTACACTGATAATGCAGAGTTAGGGAGACCAGCATCTAAAGCCAGGGAGGCCAGTTGCAGGTGGTGACCTCAACTAGCATCATTCCCAAGCTTGTTCTTAACAGGATCTTTGGATTTGCCTTTCCAATATTCATCCTTAGAAAGATCTTAAGTGATGGCCAATCTACTAATCACATGTGGAGACACCAAGTCCAGAGAAGGTAATTTACTTCTCAGTGCTTTTGTTGGGGAATACCATTGGAAGAGGACTCTTATCCACATGTGCTGTTTAGAGTTTTCCAGATATCCAGGTGGTCAATTTTGAAGTAGGATATTGAGTTACGTGGACGTTAAGATCAAATTCAGCAGAATTCTTACATTGCAGAAGACATAAATCTGTACTTAGATAAACTTCTGGTCAGATCCATTATGCTTACATTCGTACATGCCACACATACAAAGATCTCCTAGGCACAATTCTTTCTACATACAAACACCCCCaaatttaaaggggggggggcacacTTTACACAATACGCCCACGTTCTCTGCCTGAGGTTACACCTACCTGTGTTTGCTTCAGGCTGTGTTTGGGGGACAAGCTTCCTGTGCTGTTGAGGCTGTTGACGCTGCCGTGTGATGGAGTGGACCGCAAACTGTCTTTGGGGGGAGGACTGGCCGGAAGAACTGGCACCGCCCCAGGAAAGATTGGCACTTTCTTCCGCTTGGAAGGTGGAACAAGAGATGGGGGCAACACAGAGGGGACGGGCTCCTTCTCAAGGGCACGGTAGACCAGGTGCATCGCCTGCAAGGCCCAGAGGGAAAAGACGTCTGCAGAGGgcaacaaggaggaggaggaggaggagaggaaggtggCGGAGAGGTAGTGCTAAGTGTGAGAGAGCCGGTGAGGCAAGggctggagggagggaggctggacTAACAGAGATGGACAGAACCCTGGGAGAAGGAGAACTAAACTAAGGAGTTTGGGACTGTGGATTCCTACTCTGATCAGCCTCTTCTACCCAGATGAGGAATCGGGGCCACATCCTCATCCCTGACCCTGAAGGTAAGAGGCACTCAGAAATCCCCTTGGGTTACACGGCGAGGACAAGCACAGGAAACTTACCACGGCAAACTCATCTCTGTCAAGGTGCCCATCTTTATCGATATCACTGAGATCCCACACCTATAACCATTTGGACACAAATGCAGGGGAGAAAGAAGTATCAGAAGAGTAGCAGTTGAAgcgattttctgtttttttttaaaagacatttcatTATGGATAATCATGGATGATTCCAGATGTTTTATTCAGCTGGTTAAtaaattctttattattttggCTTCACACAGGCACATGAATTTATATCCCATGTCCAACTCCAATTATTTCCGGAATGTAACTGTTTAATTATTAAGCcaaattaacaatttaaaaatttaaataactgATTAACAGCAGAACGTCAGGCAACAAGCATGATAGTAGATTTTAAAAGCACATGCAAAAGAGTCAGCAAGATTAAGATTTGATCTTTGATTCAGCTCTTTCAGCTGGGCATTTCCATTTCCCTCGTTCTTTAAAGCAGCAAGATAAACCAGAATCCAGTTTTAAGAGCCCAGATTGCTTAACATTCTGGGTAGGATCCAATTTTGCTTTACCCTAGTACAAATATTTGCCTCAGTTCAAAGCACTGAAAGGCCACATAcatgaaaaagaagacagaaatcTTGCTTACCCTTCCCAAGACATCAAGAGGTAGTTTGGAGTTCATCAATACTGGCTTCACTTTGTCTCCCGAAAGTAAACCATTGACTGGTAAAAGGCTTTCAAAAATGCCATCAAACTTGGCCCTCTCTTCTACCTAGTTAGGAAGGAACAGCCTAAAATCAGTTCATACTGAGCTGAAAGCTGGTGTTTTCCAGAGACTGCATAACATTAATATCTTGAATTCAGTTTTCTATTTCCATATTAAGGAATGCTTTCATATGGCCATCTTCTAGAGGCTATTAAtcaaaaaaatgttttgtagcTAGTCTATCTTTTCTTCTCCAGTGAATCCTTTGTGGAAGGAGAAAATGTGAAAGAAGCAGGAGGAAAACACAAGATAGTTTCAAATGGAAGATAATATTGTCTGGATTCCTTGTAACATTTTGTGAAGGAGGCAGGGTGACTGCACAATAAAAGCCTCACCTGGAAACACCAAAGAAAtaatgctacaggtagtccttgtttagtggccacaactgggactggcaacttggttgttaagcaaagcagttgctaagtgaaactgtgactgtacttataatcttacttcagctttcccttgctttacagacctgcaaaggtcataaatgcgaagactggttgcaaagttactttttcatcactggagTAACTGCaaatagttgctaaatgaggcagtcactaaacaaggacttccTGCAAAAAAATACTTGTAAGTTCTCTGAAATTATTGTTAAGGTTTTGTAAATGATGCACATACTCTTTAGAAAGTACCACATAGGTGGTATTATATAACTAAGAACATCGTAAATTTGACCTCATGCGCATAGCTGACATGAACCTAGCATTAATCATTCAGACTAATAAAAATTAGAGATCAATTGAGGCACAAAGTAGAAAAGCTTGATCAGGAAAAGAGTCTCTTTACCGGACAAGTGAAGTTTGGTAAAGAACTTTTCTCTTGGACACTTACTCTGACAGCCCAGTGAGCATCTGTGGAAGCAAGCAGCAGGGGGCTTGTGTTGTCGTGCTGTAACAACAGATAAAATGCATCAAAGCACCTCCTATGGTTCCCTCTTAAGTCCTTCAGAAACACTGAAACATTTAACTGAGGCAACCAAGCCTGTCATAAAGTTTATCACTTGGGAAACCAAAAACTCTGATTCCCTATCTGTCAGACATCACTTAGCAAGTTCCAGTCAAAACCAGTCCTTTTCAAGGCAGTGTTTACACTTACAAATTTTGGAGGAGGTAACGTCAAGTTTAAGTTGCTGAGGATGACATCGTGACCGCTTTGGGCACAGGCTATTAGCTGCAGCGCAATGAAGAATCCCTGTACGAGACAAAAAGGCATGGAGAATGAGAAAAAAGGCCTTCTGTTCACAAGCCCAATTGTCTACCTTTATTTTCATGAAAAAGAACATTCTTCAGTAGACTGCCTGGCTGTCTCACCGGGCGAGTGGACACTCAGTGACAGCACTGTCTCTATATGCAGGCAGAACCAGGCCTAGATCTTATGCCCCTCTCTTTCAAACAGACATTCTCACTGGAGATGAGCCCCAATTTCAGCCCAGATGCTTTAGGTTTAGCTGTTTCGATGGGGAAGTTTCAACAGATGGAGGAGCTTTATCTTTAAAACTGATGTACTCACATACCTGTTTATCCAGAAATCCTTTGCCTTCTGGATCTGCTAAATCCCATATCTATGAATATACAAAATTACATGCTGACATCattcaatttaaaacaaaattgtttcAAAATAGAGCCAGAAAATAATCTGCCTCTTCAAATCTGCTCCTCCTAGAGATAGGAAGTGCTACATCCATTGTTGCATTTTTTTTGGCCTGTATTCTTATGTACAGCAACATCGCTAATCCGCTGGTTGAGATTAACGGGAGCCAGAGCCCATAAACCACCTGGAAGGCACAAGGTATAGAAAAACGGTGCAGAGGAATTTTTCACACCTTTATCTTTGCTAATatatttcagatatatttttaaaggcTTGATCTTCGCTAgtatcatttcagagatatttttaaatacaaaaagggTTTATAAATTGATGAATCACTGTGGCTTAGCACACGACAAGAAGTTTGGAGTCTGCCAGAGTTAAGACCTCTCCAACTGATCCTCTCTCatctttctgcatttattttatctaGAAGGAGCTGCCGAAACCAGAGATTTAGCAAGGTTTCTTCGGGGATTCAGGCAGTCATTTGTGGGAGGTTATTCCAGAAAttatctatgtatgtatatttggCTGGCACTCTGCCTTGAGGGATGAATGAGAGGACACCCACTGGGCAAAGCTGAAACCATATGGTTTATTTAAAGAGCTTCCACTGGCCAGAGTTTGGAAAACTCAGAGCACTTATACGCAGCTGGTTTCCCTAACATGTAGCTTCCTCTGGCATTATAACAGAGAAGATGCCCGACTTACTTTCCCAAGGATAGTGTCGGTGAGACCGGATTTTTTGAGAAACAGAGCCGCATCGCTAGCCCCAATTCTACCAGTGCAAGCTGGATCCACCTGCAAAGCAAATGTCAACACTTCAGCGAACCCCTCAAAGGAAAGGAACCAAGCACTTTTCTTCACTCCTCACTATGGGCCAGCTCTACCTCGGATCTCCCACAGAACCCTGAAATTAGGCCTCTGTTTGCTTGTTCTGCACTTCTTATAACCTTTTCAAGAATGGGTTAAGATACTCCTTAAGGGTGCTCCTTATCCACTTTTCTTTTCAATGTAGATTTCAGCCTCATCATTTGGGTTATTAGAAATTCTGTTGGTAGTAATAGCATCATAATACTGAGTACAACATAGATCTTTGTTGACACAACGTATTTCTTTAATTCAAAAGTCTGGCACTCACATTTGGTTATTTCATAAACTGGAATAACTCAGACTTAGTGCCAAAGGGTTGTAATAACATTCACAAGTAAATGGCTTGGAACTTCAGATTGTATTCTGACATTCAATTGTAGATTTTGATTGTATTTATAATGATTTCTAGTAAAATATCTCAGCTGTTATCTTGCATTTACCACTATTTTGGATATACATGAAGCAGAGTCTAGAGAGGTTACTTAGAATCCCCTGAATATCCGGAATAAGATAAATGCAGTCAAGAGGAATTTAACCTGAAGGCATATTTATACCTTGAAatgttttcctatttttattcctGCTATTTAACCTCAGTCACAAGCTGGAATGAAGGACCTCAATTTTCAACTGCCATTTGGGTTCAGTCAAAGAGATATTATTTCACCGCACTGAAATCCTGGCCACTGAACAAATCCGGATCTTCATTTGTTTGagcatttttcaaaatcagcacTGAATTTCCAGCAagatatatatggaaaatatCATAGGCATTGTTttgattttcatatattttttattttaagggagaatcttaatttaaaaataactcaaatgTTTTGAAGGATAAATTGGGTTTCTCATAAACTGTTACCTCAGATTAGCTTATCTCTGCTGATAAAGCTTTAAACACTTTCAGAGTTATTTACACTAAGTTTGAAACTGAAGCAAGTTTCTTTTGATTTCAAAATGCAGATAATACAAGATACATCTTTATTTCCCACACATTGGATTAAAATACCAATTTTGCTGAAAATGTAATTTGGAAGTAGGAATGCTAATTGGTATGGTCTGAGCTTGCCCTGTTGTTGCTACATTTTGATCTGAAATTAACAAGATTGGTCTGCTAAGGATGTACATGTTCTAGATTCAAGATCTCAACATAGTGGGAGACACTGTAGTGGACTTCTTCCTTACTGCCCTCCAGGCTCCAATCCCCAGGCCCAATATGGCTACCAATGccctcatggcagccattttgtgaattaaACATTCTCCTTTTTATGGCAACCACAGAACCCATAACAtgtctcaaaattccaaatgcatCTACTAGCCAAAAAGTTTGGACACTCTGTCCTAAGTGTTATGGATACTTTGTGCATAGGGTAAACATTCTTACACAGTATTGGAAGAACAGATCTATAACTGACTAAAGTAGGTAGAATGTTGCTATATGTTCCTTTTCaatacatggattttttttttcacagtgagCCAAGGAAAAGGGTTTTCAGGCAACTTGGTCATCCTTTGAACAATTTCATATATGCCTGTGTATATTCAAGCAACTGTTTTATTTATACTTTGTGACCTCTTGACAGGGCTTAATCAAAGTATGAGTATACTACAAATACATTCACACATTACATGAAGATAGAATTCATTACAATTCTAGTATCCCAATGCATCAGCAGCATACCGATGTATGTTATTCTTGCTTTGCTCACTAGACAACTCTATCTGTAGTTTGTTTAGCATACAGATTGTTCTTGGCTTCTTTTGGGGGCTAATTCAAAGGGAAGAAAACATGGTCCTTATTAcactttaaagaattttgttagACAGCCCCACTCACAGGAGGACTCAAGGGGTGCAATTAAAAGATTACAAACTACAaatagccatccagagtcatgaatttgaaatgggcagccacataaattgaaaaagtaatacataaataaatgctgcTTTTTATGCAGTTGTAacttttgtgttttctttctaaTGGACCAGCACAATGCCTGCACAACACATACATTGTGTGTCCATATTGCCCAATAGATAAGGTGGGGTGCAGGATTTCAAGGGAGGGAGCAGAAAGGAGAAATGTAGCACACTTGCCTGCTTGTAATACGTCTCATACAGAGGGTTGCCGGTAGAGAGctagaaaaaagggggaaatgcaaGGTGAAACTTATCCTCACATACAGCCAGGTCTACCCATCATCCCCTGCTCCTTAATGCGTCCAGCTCAATGTCTGCTTGGGACCTTCCAAAACTGCCCCAGCACCATTTTTTCTGAAGAAATGGCCTAGCACAAAAATAGGTGAGGTATGAATAAGGTTAAAAGGAGCTGCAAATGGATCCCatcagatcattgctagccaccCAGAAGTTCTGAAGCTGCTGTCTACCATCTTTGGTTCTCATTTTCTGATGTTCCTGTACAATAATTTATCATTCACTTGCCCTCCAAAAATTTTTCAGTggataaacatttatttcttcaaacaGGCTCAAGGACAGTACAATTGTTCAAAAAACTGCTCACCGCTCCCTATTTTGAGTTCAGGCTAATCACACAAAAGGCAATGTTTGGCTTTCACTGAGAAAAGCATAACTGCATAGTGTACAGTACTGGATGGTAAATACAGATAACTGATGTTAAAAAAAACGTCAGTTTTTGCACATTCCTCTTATTTATTTCAGTTGATttataatgaaaaggaaaaaaaaagacagccaCCTTGATTGAGCCTAACATAGATAGAATGAGACAACAAAGCAGTAAGAAGCTACCACTTAGAAACTGAACCAA contains:
- the EPS15L1 gene encoding epidermal growth factor receptor substrate 15-like 1 isoform X1 → MAAERRGGRAVAVQESRDTPALSTGNPLYETYYKQVDPACTGRIGASDAALFLKKSGLTDTILGKIWDLADPEGKGFLDKQGFFIALQLIACAQSGHDVILSNLNLTLPPPKFHDNTSPLLLASTDAHWAVRVEERAKFDGIFESLLPVNGLLSGDKVKPVLMNSKLPLDVLGRVWDLSDIDKDGHLDRDEFAVAMHLVYRALEKEPVPSVLPPSLVPPSKRKKVPIFPGAVPVLPASPPPKDSLRSTPSHGSVNSLNSTGSLSPKHSLKQTQPSANWVVPLTDKIRYDEIFLKTDLDLDGFVSGQEVKDIFMHSGLSQILLAHIWALADTRQMGKLNKDQFALAMYLIQQKVSKGIDPPQVLLPDMIPPSERTTPVQTLSGYLASVGTEISTLTEMRRDSSSSVGSGEFTGVKELDDISQEIAQLQREKYSLEQDIREREGAIRQKTSEVQELQNDLDRETSSLQELEAQKQDAQDRLDEMDQQKAKLKDMLNDVRQKCQEESQVISSLKMQIQSQESDLKSQEDDISRAKAELNRLQQEETQLEQSIQAGKVQLETIIKSLKSTQEEINQARSKLSRLQETLQEANQSIEQYNEALNGLHSGSMTNLADLNEGNIQKDRGGFGTLDDPFRNKALLFSNNAQELQTDPFQTEDPFKGADPFKGSDPFQNDPFAEQPPAAADPFGGDPFKESDPFRTSVPEDFFKKAEKSDPFTSDPFLQNSTLPSKPNVFENSDPFLTLSISSSKGPDPFGTLDAFGSSTFSSHSSEGFADFSRMSKPPASDPFSSFGGAGFSDDPFKTKADTPALPPKKNMPPRPEPPSGKSPPVSQVGSSDFAKSPDPFQPFGADSSDPFQSKKGFGDLFSGRVLFAPSSSSKPSKDSSRGFADFSSLGNEEQQLAWAKRESEKAEQERLARLRRQEQEDLELAIALSKADMPTS
- the EPS15L1 gene encoding epidermal growth factor receptor substrate 15-like 1 isoform X5, whose protein sequence is MAAERRGGRAVAVQESRDTPALSTGNPLYETYYKQVDPACTGRIGASDAALFLKKSGLTDTILGKIWDLADPEGKGFLDKQGFFIALQLIACAQSGHDVILSNLNLTLPPPKFHDNTSPLLLASTDAHWAVRVEERAKFDGIFESLLPVNGLLSGDKVKPVLMNSKLPLDVLGRVWDLSDIDKDGHLDRDEFAVAMHLVYRALEKEPVPSVLPPSLVPPSKRKKVPIFPGAVPVLPASPPPKDSLRSTPSHGSVNSLNSTGSLSPKHSLKQTQPSANWVVPLTDKIRYDEIFLKTDLDLDGFVSGQEVKDIFMHSGLSQILLAHIWALADTRQMGKLNKDQFALAMYLIQQKVSKGIDPPQVLLPDMIPPSERTTPVQTLSGYLASVGTEISTLTEMRRDSSSSVGSGEFTGVKELDDISQEIAQLQREKYSLEQDIREREGAIRQKTSEVQELQNDLDRETSSLQELEAQKQDAQDRLDEMDQQKAKLKDMLNDVRQKCQEESQVISSLKMQIQSQESDLKSQEDDISRAKAELNRLQQEETQLEQSIQAGKVQLETIIKSLKSTQEEINQARSKLSRLQETLQEANQSIEQYNEALNGLHSGSMTNLADLNEGNIQKDRGGFGTLDDPFRNKALLFSNNAQELQTDPFQTEDPFKGADPFKGSDPFQNDPFAEQPPAAADPFGGDPFKESDPFRTSVPEDFFKKAEKSDPFTSDPFLQNSTLPSKPNVFENSDPFLTLSISSSKGPDPFGTLDAFGSSTFSSHSSEGFADFSRMSKLGNEEQQLAWAKRESEKAEQERLARLRRQEQEDLELAIALSKADMPTS
- the EPS15L1 gene encoding epidermal growth factor receptor substrate 15-like 1 isoform X2, whose product is MAALGPLGGGAQLSTGNPLYETYYKQVDPACTGRIGASDAALFLKKSGLTDTILGKIWDLADPEGKGFLDKQGFFIALQLIACAQSGHDVILSNLNLTLPPPKFHDNTSPLLLASTDAHWAVRVEERAKFDGIFESLLPVNGLLSGDKVKPVLMNSKLPLDVLGRVWDLSDIDKDGHLDRDEFAVAMHLVYRALEKEPVPSVLPPSLVPPSKRKKVPIFPGAVPVLPASPPPKDSLRSTPSHGSVNSLNSTGSLSPKHSLKQTQPSANWVVPLTDKIRYDEIFLKTDLDLDGFVSGQEVKDIFMHSGLSQILLAHIWALADTRQMGKLNKDQFALAMYLIQQKVSKGIDPPQVLLPDMIPPSERTTPVQTLSGYLASVGTEISTLTEMRRDSSSSVGSGEFTGVKELDDISQEIAQLQREKYSLEQDIREREGAIRQKTSEVQELQNDLDRETSSLQELEAQKQDAQDRLDEMDQQKAKLKDMLNDVRQKCQEESQVISSLKMQIQSQESDLKSQEDDISRAKAELNRLQQEETQLEQSIQAGKVQLETIIKSLKSTQEEINQARSKLSRLQETLQEANQSIEQYNEALNGLHSGSMTNLADLNEGNIQKDRGGFGTLDDPFRNKALLFSNNAQELQTDPFQTEDPFKGADPFKGSDPFQNDPFAEQPPAAADPFGGDPFKESDPFRTSVPEDFFKKAEKSDPFTSDPFLQNSTLPSKPNVFENSDPFLTLSISSSKGPDPFGTLDAFGSSTFSSHSSEGFADFSRMSKPPASDPFSSFGGAGFSDDPFKTKADTPALPPKKNMPPRPEPPSGKSPPVSQVGSSDFAKSPDPFQPFGADSSDPFQSKKGFGDLFSGRVLFAPSSSSKPSKDSSRGFADFSSLGNEEQQLAWAKRESEKAEQERLARLRRQEQEDLELAIALSKADMPTS